The Oncorhynchus clarkii lewisi isolate Uvic-CL-2024 chromosome 23, UVic_Ocla_1.0, whole genome shotgun sequence genomic interval CTGACTAGTATATGAACCTGACTAGTATATGAACCTGACTAGTATATGAACCAGACTAGTACATGAACCAGACTAGTACATGAACCAGACTAGTACATGAACCAGACTAGTATATGAACCTGACTAGCATATGATCCTGACTAGCATATGATCCTGACGAGTATATTAACCTGCCTTGTACACGAACCTGACTGGTATATCAACCTGACTAGTATATGATCCTGACTAGAAGCTGATTAGTATattaacctgactaaatatatgAACCTGACTAGAGCCTAAATAGTATATAACCCTGACTAGTATATTAACCTGACTAGTATACAGACCTGACTAAGTATATTAACCTGACTAAGTATATGAACCTGACTAGAACCTAAATAGTATATATGACTAGTATATAGATAACCTACATTAgcaaaatacaaacacacacagacagagagagatgataccAATGATTTGAGCAGTCAGTGTATCAAAACAACAGTACCTGATGGAGTCGTTCCTAACCCTCAGGCAGCCTGTCAGGTCCAGCTGTTCCAGCTCCCTGCAGTTCTTGGCCACTTCCTCCACAGACACGTCTGTAATGTTGGCGTTGACCGCCACAGACAGCGACCTCATCTTCAGACACTTCTTGGATAAATAGCAGATGGCCTCGTCTTTGAGCTGGCGGCAGGCAGTCAGGTCGATGGACCTCAGGCCCCCACAGTGGTCAGCCAGGCTGCGTATGGACAGGCTGTCCACCCATTCACAGTGGGCCAGGCCCAGGTACTGCAGGTGTGTGCAGCTCAACGACACCGCTACTAAGGAGTGACGGGTCAGCCGGTCACATCCCCTCATGTCTACTCTCAGCAGGTGCTGGTTCTggccaatcacaggcagcagctCCGTGTCTGTCACCCAATCAGAGCAGTTCTGGACGGACAAGTTCTGTAGGACTTTGTTGTCCCTTAGTATGTTGCAGAATGCCTCCTTGGGAAGGCTAGGCCCTATCTGTGAACATTACAGGAGTGTGATCTAAAACTGAGTATTAGGCTAAATAGTGTATGAGCATTTAAGTACAAGAAACTGTAAGGAAATCCTGAAATAAATAGAATGGGTCATGTGTGGCCTACCTGTGTGAGGTCAAAGGTGCGACAGTTGGCCAGGTACACCTGGATGAGGGCATAGAACTGCTTGCTCACTCTCTGTAGCCGCACCAGCTGGCGTAATGGCAGGTAGCAGAAGATGTGcgttaccaacacatcctcccaGGGCAAATCCAAGAGGTGACATCTGCCAACAGACATTTCAAACTTGATCAACTGATGAACAAGTTAATGGACAAATTTAGCACAGTCACACATCAACGTCTGCCTCGCGTTCGAACTAGCTCTACAAAGATTGATGGCtagatatgtagctagctagctcaagcGTAAAGCATGTGATGATTCTGCAGGACATGCATTCTCCAACTGCCGTAGCAAACTACAGTAGTAAGAATAGGTAACTAACGGTTAGCAAGTTCTGCTGACACGTTTTTATTGTAACGTTAAAACAAAAATACGTGCTTACAAAATACATACTTGCAACACTCTGTTTCCGCATCCATTTTGAATCCGCAGAAATATGCGAGATAGCTACATGTACAACGACAGTTTGTTAGCTATCTTGTGAGCCTTGGTTGAAGCTTTCTGGATCAGCGACAGCTTTTTTTTGTCTGTATTCCCAAACTTCCGGGTTCGGACACTGGGTACGTTCCAGAATGCAGAGTCAACCTCTCTGCGCAGGAATAGGGAATCTATATCTcagtaaatgtgtttgttttgggaGAAATAAAGCTGAGAAAAAGAATACATTGGAGTAGTTATTGATGGTCTTTGACAAGTATGTGCGATattttggttaaaaaaaatatacgaCCGAGCGTTAGGATCCAAGTGACATTCGACGCCTGTGGATTTTACCGATACGCACCCCCGGTCAATGTCTGTTACACGAGAGGAATAATATCTTTGCTGTAACCGCTCCAAACAAGGAAAAGCATCGTTTTTCTTTTGTCATATTGGCAATCGTAGGAATGACTTGATCAGTTCTTTATCAGAAGGAATTATTTTTATTATCCAATGGTTGCTCACAATGTGAAGAGCTTTGATTCATGTCAGTAAATAAAAAGTGTTCTACAAATGCAATGTATTATGTATGGCAAACAAAAGGTATAGGCCAATCTTTGACACAGCAATAACCAATAGGCTCAATTAATGAAATATTAAATTCCATCTAAGCTTTGGTTATGTTGACCATACTTAATTCTCTACCATGTataaaataatcaataatatgaCGATATAGTACTTTAtttttattgtaaaatagatCATATGTCCTATAGTGACCCCAGGAACGGCACCAATATTAGTATTTATTagtatattattagtatttcCAAGATATGCATCAAGTGAATAAGGAGAGATAACCAATGACTAACTGTCACTAACATGATCTGCATGCCCATGCAAACTGCTGAACAAATACCCATCCTGTCAATTCATCTCTTAGCATGCAGCGACACAATGGAGTCAACCACGCTGAACAACTGCTGAGCCTATAGTTATGGTTCTCTGAATGAGGAGGACCAACCGGGTGGCTTTAGTGAATACCCACCGCTGACTGCTCTGCTCTGGATAAAGGCCTCAAGCTAAAGAAGAAGTAGAACCTCTAATGGCGTGCGTTAAATCAATCTATGATTTCAGCGCTGAGACCTTGAACGGTCAGAGCGTTCCTCTCGGTATCTACAGGGGCAAGGTGCTCCTCATTGTCAACCTGGCCACCTTCTGAGGGTCAACGATAGAGGAGGTAGGCTAACGAGGATTCATGGTGCTAGCCTATACAGGCTAAAAGCCTAATGCTGGCATAGGCCAAACCTTtgattgtgttgtagtattaGAGATATTCTAGAGTCAGCCCAAGGGGAATGTTGAGGTGGTGTTCTAATTGTATGTGTCATCCTAACAGTACCACAGAATGAATGCACTCATGGAAATGTTTGGTGACCTCAACTTCACTGTCCTGGGATTCCCCTGCAATCAGTTTGGTCTTCAGGCACCTGGTAAGAGAGTCTTTTTGAAATAACAATAAAGGTTTTTGATCTGTTGTAACTTACAGGCCTACTTTGTCTCTAGGAGTAATGCTATGTGTCAAAACGCTCAtgtgtgggctcccgagtggcgcatcggtctaaagcactgcatctcactacagaccctggttcaattccaggctgtatcacaaccagttgtgattgggagtcccaaagggtgGCGAACAATTAGCCCAttgtcgtcctggttaggggtaggccgtcattgtaaataagaatctgttcttaaatgacttgccaagttaaatagtATGCTTGTTTGTCATGCGTGATGACGAGACCAGTCTGTTTTTATAAATGCCTCTGTTTCAGAACTAATAAGCTCACTGGTCTGTtgcatttgttgttgtttcttcctTCAGAGGTAAATCATGAAACCCTCAACCTTCTCAAGTATGTAAGGCCAGGTGGGGGGTTTGTCCCCAAGTTCCCTGTGTTTGGCAAGATCGAGGTCAATGGGTTGAATGAAGAACCTCTTTTCGCCTATCTCAaggtagtatatttgacatgtccTCTTTTCGCCCTCTCAAGGTAGTATATTTGACCTGTCCTCTTTTCGCCTATCTCAaggtagtatatttgacatgtccTCTTTTCGCCTATCTCAAGGTAGTATATTTGACCTGTCCTCTTTTCGCCTATCTCAaggtagtatatttgacatgtccTCTTTTCGCCTATCTCAaggtagtatatttgacatgtccTCTTTTCGCCTATCTCAaggtagtatatttgacatgtccTTATGCACTATTATGTACTGCACTCTGGGGGCAAGTTGAATACCTTATGGACATTAGACCTCACTAACAGCATTTGTTAATGTCTTGTACAACAGGAGTCTTTGCCCTATGTGAACCCTGTCATAGGAGATATAAAGAAGTTCTACTGGTCACCCATCAAAGTCAACGACATTCGCTGGAACTTTGAGAAGTTTCTAATCGATTCTGATGGGGCGCCTTTCAGGCGGTAAGTTAAACACATGAATGAAAAATGATTTGACAGTATATATAAAATGTATCACTCATTCATGCATTCATTCAtagaattaattaattaattaacaaATAAGATTTGAAAATACTTAATGTCCTATTCTATAATGGCCTCCCCTTTTCCCCAGTTATGAACTTCATGGCCCTACTGATAAAGTGGAAAAAGACATTGCAGGCCTACTATAAATGGAGTAATCTGTTCCCTTTATGGCTGTCAAGAAAGTGGGTCCTTCATCAGCAGAGGCAGAGTGACGATCCCTCAGTAAATGCAGACTAAATGCAGCTGAGCTGGATCTgatggagaagggagaaggaCTCTGAGTTTCAGTGCATTCACTCAGAATATCAGATCCCTCCAGCCCCTGTTGGTGACCAGTAGGCATATCACTATGGTCTCAATATAACTAACTACTCCCTTTTGTTATTGTTGCAAAAGAGAGGAAGTCAATAAATCTTTTGGCTGAAATCTTAAAATGTGTTGTCCATTTAATTGTTTAACATTGTTAAAACAACatttgtaggctacagtaggaGAAACCCAAGTCTCCAGCTGCATAGAAACTCAAGCCTACTTGTATGGAAGGATATACAATATACACAATTTAACCGAGCACTGTGGATGTTTGAGAATAAAATACAATTCACTATTTGGATTGTTTTATGCTTGACATTTCTATACTTTGACATTTTTACGATCAAAGAGACTGCTATTCTGTAAAAAATACCCCCTTTTTTA includes:
- the LOC139382057 gene encoding F-box/LRR-repeat protein 15, translating into MDAETECCKCHLLDLPWEDVLVTHIFCYLPLRQLVRLQRVSKQFYALIQVYLANCRTFDLTQIGPSLPKEAFCNILRDNKVLQNLSVQNCSDWVTDTELLPVIGQNQHLLRVDMRGCDRLTRHSLVAVSLSCTHLQYLGLAHCEWVDSLSIRSLADHCGGLRSIDLTACRQLKDEAICYLSKKCLKMRSLSVAVNANITDVSVEEVAKNCRELEQLDLTGCLRVRNDSIRTVAEYCPKLQSLKVNHCHNVTESSLDPLRKRNVEIDVEPPLQRALVLLQDVVGFAPFINLQI